The Thioalbus denitrificans region CGGGATCGGGATCCCATCTACGCCCACCTCTACGCCCTGGACCGGGCCAAGGGTCTGCACGAGGATGGACGCCTGCTCTACGTGGCCGTCACCCGGGCCCGGCGCCGGGTGCACCTGCTCGGCCACGTGAAGACCGTCGAGGCGGGAGACGCCCTGCGCGCGCCCCCCGCCGATTCACTCCTGGCGCGCCTGTGGCCGGTGGTGGAGGGGACGTTCAGCGCCGCGCTGGAGGCGCCCGCGGCGGCGGATGACGCGTCCGTCCCGCTGCCGCCGCCGGCCCAGCTGCGCCTGGTCAGGGACTGGTCGCGGCCGGAGCCGCCGCCGGCGGTAGGCTGGCGGGCGACCGCACCGCCTACCCCGGTGGAGCCGGAGGTGGTCTTCGAGTGGGCGGGCGAGACGGCCCGGCACGTGGGCACGGTGGTGCACCGCCTTTTGCAGAACATGGGGCTGCAGGGCGGGCACTGGTCGGCGGCGCGGCTGGCCTCCCTGCGGCCGGTCTGCCGCGCGGCGCTGGCCCGGCGCGGGGTGGCGCGGCAGGCGCTGGAGCAGGCGGCGGACCGGGTCATCGCGGCCCTGCACCGCTGCCTGGAGGATCCGCGCGGACGCTGGATTCTCGACCCGGGCCAGCGGGAGGCCCGCTGCGAATACCCCCTGACCGGGGTGCTCGGCGGCCACCTGGTGCACGTGATCATGGACCGCACCTTCATCGACGCCGACGGCGTGCGCTGGATCGTCGACTACAAGACCAGCGCCCACGAGGGCGGCGGGGTGGAGGCGTTCCTCGATCGGGAGCAGGAGCGCTACCGCGACCAGCTCGAGCGCTACGCCCGCCTCATGGCCCTGCGCGAGGACCGCCCCATCCGCCTCGGCCTCTACTTCCCCCTGCTCGCCGGCTGGCGGGAATGGGCCCCGGGCGACTTCGACGGGTGACGTTTTTTTTGAATAGACAGGATTTACAGGATTTACAGGATTTACAGGATGAAACAGAAAAGACCTGTTATCCGCAGATTACACAGATTACGCAGATGGTGAAAAGCGGAAGGCAAGCTACTCCGGCAGTCGTGATGAATGACTTGAGCGCATGCACTGCTCCAACTGCCCGACGACCGGAATGAAACTTAAAACCTAATACCTAATACATCCTTAATCCTGTGAATCCTGTAAATCCTGTCTATAAAAGTCTGTAGGTCATTCGTGGTTTAATAACATCATGGCCGTGGATCTCGGTGACAAGCTGGTGGTGGCGATCTCCTCGCGGGCGCTGTTCGACCTGGAGGAGAGCCATCGCGTGTTCGTGGAGGAGGGGGTGGAGGCCTACAGCCGCTACCAGATCGAGCACGAGGAGGTGCCACTGGATCCGGGCATGGCCTTCCTGCTGGTGCGCAAGCTGCTGGCCATCAACACCCTCTCCGGCGACAACCCGCGGGTGGAGGTGATTCTCCTCTCGCGCAACAGCGCCGACACCGGGCTACGGGTCTTCAACTCCATCCAGCACCACGGGCTGACCATCACCCGGGCCGCCTTCAGCAGCGGGGATCCGCCCTACCGGTACGTGGCCGCCTTCGGCGCCCACCTGTTCCTCTCCGCCGAGCCCGGCGACGTGCGTGCCGCCCTGGAGGCAGGCTGCGCCGCCGCCACCATCATTCCGGCGCGCACGGAGCATCCGGATGAGGGCCCGCCGGGGCCGCTGCGCATCGCCTTCGACGGCGACGCGGTACTGTTCTCCGACGAAGCGGAGCGGGTCTTCAAGACCGAGGGGCTGGCCCGGTTCGCCGAAAGCGAGCGCAGCGCGGCGCGCACCCCGCTCGCCGGGGGACCGTTCAAGAACTTCCTCGCCGCCCTGCACCGGATCCAGAAGGAGTACCCCGACCCGGCCCATGCGCCCATCCGCACCGCGCTGGTCACCGCCCGCTCGGCGCCGGCCCACGAGCGGGTCATCCGCACCCTGCGGGCCTGGGACATCCGCATCGACGAGGCCATCTTCCTCGGCGGCATGGACAAGGGGGAGTTCCTGCGGGTGTTCGGCGCCGACATCTTCTTCGACGATCAGCAGGGGCACGTGGAATCCGCCGCGCGGCACGTCACCGCGGGTCATGTCCCCCATGGCGTCGCCAACGAGTCATGAGCATCGATCCCGTCGTTCCCCGCGGCGAGTCGCTGCGCCGGGCCCTGGCGTGGATCGCCGAACAGGGGCGCTGTGACGCGGCGGTCGTGGAGGCGGCGGCGCTGCGCTTCGACCTCGCGCCCCGGGACGAGGAGTTCCTCCTGCGCCAGCTGGTCCACCATGAGGGGGTGGGGAGCCCGGAGCGCGACGCCTGAGGCGGCAGCCCGCGGGTCTACTCGGGTCGGGTCAGGCCGTTGCGGGCATTGGAAAGGAGGTACTCCAGGATGTGCACGTCGCGCCACTCGTCGTCCAGTCGGGCGTGGCGCTGGTAGGTGCCGACCACCCGGAAGCCGAGGCGCTCCAGCAGCCGCAGGCCGGCGATGTTCTCCGGGAACACCCGGGCGACCATCTTCCACATCCCGGCCTGCTCTGCCTCGGTCAGCAGCCGCTCCAGAGCCAGTGTCCCGGCGCCCTGTCTTCGCCATTCCTTCTGGACGTAGATGCAGAACTCCGCGACTCCCTGGTAGCAGGGGCGTGGGCGGTAGGGAAAGCAGGCGGAGAAGCCGGCGATGGCCTGGTCCGCCTCCACCACCACGACCGGCATCGCCTTCTCCATCCAGTCCAGGATGCTCTCCAGGCTGCGGTGCTCGGTCTCGAAGGTGGCGGAGCGCTCCTCGATGACCTGGTTGTAGATGCAGGCGATATGCCCCGCATCCTCTCGTCTGGCCAGGCGTGTGAACATAGATGGCACCTTTGCGGTTTCGTTGCTGCTCCGCTCAAAGGCCACAGGGAAGAGGGGCGGAGCAGGTGCGGCAAACGGAGTGTCATGCGTTGACAGGCGGGTATTCCACCCGCCTGTAGTGACTGCCGCTGTCTCCCCTACAGCCTAAAGCCTGGCGGGGTTTCCGACAATACTGCTGCGAATTGCGGACCGGAGGGGG contains the following coding sequences:
- a CDS encoding 5'-nucleotidase, which translates into the protein MAVDLGDKLVVAISSRALFDLEESHRVFVEEGVEAYSRYQIEHEEVPLDPGMAFLLVRKLLAINTLSGDNPRVEVILLSRNSADTGLRVFNSIQHHGLTITRAAFSSGDPPYRYVAAFGAHLFLSAEPGDVRAALEAGCAAATIIPARTEHPDEGPPGPLRIAFDGDAVLFSDEAERVFKTEGLARFAESERSAARTPLAGGPFKNFLAALHRIQKEYPDPAHAPIRTALVTARSAPAHERVIRTLRAWDIRIDEAIFLGGMDKGEFLRVFGADIFFDDQQGHVESAARHVTAGHVPHGVANES
- a CDS encoding arsinothricin resistance N-acetyltransferase ArsN1 family A, yielding MFTRLARREDAGHIACIYNQVIEERSATFETEHRSLESILDWMEKAMPVVVVEADQAIAGFSACFPYRPRPCYQGVAEFCIYVQKEWRRQGAGTLALERLLTEAEQAGMWKMVARVFPENIAGLRLLERLGFRVVGTYQRHARLDDEWRDVHILEYLLSNARNGLTRPE